In Hemiscyllium ocellatum isolate sHemOce1 chromosome 20, sHemOce1.pat.X.cur, whole genome shotgun sequence, one genomic interval encodes:
- the dexi gene encoding dexamethasone-induced protein homolog encodes MTIYADLDSVESLFDELPYMFYVGLFFVNVLILYYAFLMEYILLNVGIVFLPDDFDQALVDLGVLSDPASVTYDPDPELDVFDGYFD; translated from the coding sequence ATGACCATTTATGCTGACCTCGATTCGGTGGAGTCGCTGTTCGATGAGCTGCCCTATATGTTTTACGTGGGATTGTTTTTTGTGAACGTGCTGATCCTGTACTATGCCTTCCTGATGGAGTACATCCTCCTGAACGTGGGCATCGTCTTCCTCCCGGACGACTTCGACCAGGCTCTCGTCGACCTCGGGGTGCTCTCGGATCCCGCATCGGTCACCTACGACCCCGACCCCGAGCTGGATGTATTCGACGGCTACTTTGACTGa